A stretch of the Acyrthosiphon pisum isolate AL4f chromosome A2, pea_aphid_22Mar2018_4r6ur, whole genome shotgun sequence genome encodes the following:
- the LOC100165994 gene encoding uncharacterized protein LOC100165994 isoform X1: MEYRYNTNISDYKYSVSDLVLTREQRDFYEINGYLVIPKLIPDYLLDRCCNRFMDLCHGRVPRNQITMMKDISRMKVGNQGEYLFGKAQDILWDEEFYEYARFPKMLDYIESFIGPNVMAMHSMFINKQPDIGTNSSRHPVHQDLHYFPFRPANLIVASWTACVPITVNNGCLYVLPGTHTGDLYPHNYPEPKDGEINKMYHEVKTNNHDGHNKVFLEMDKGDTVFFHPLLLHGSGINKTQGFRKAISVHYASSNCNYIDVSGTTQDNIKNEILDVMAKKGITNVDYTFAWKHRCRLIRGVKANL, encoded by the exons ATg gaGTAtagatacaatacaaatatttctgATTATAAATATTCTGTATCAGATTTAGTATTAACAAGAGAACAGCgggatttttatgaaataaatggaTATTTAGTAATTCCTAAATTAATACCTGATTATTTGTTGGACAGATGCtg cAACCGATTTATGGACTTATGTCATGGCAGAGTTCCACGGAATCAAATAACTATGATGAAAGACATATCCCGCATGAAAGTAGGTAATCAAGGAGAATACTTATTTGGTAAAGCACAGGATATTCTCTGGGATGAAGAATTTTATGAGTATGCTAGATTCCCAAAG atGTTGGACTATATAGAAAGTTTTATTGGACCAAATGTCATGGCTATGCAttcaatgtttattaataaacaaccaGATATTGGTACCAATAGCTCTCGTCACCCAGTTCATCAA gATCTTCATTATTTTCCATTCCGTCCTGCCAATTTGATTGTAGCGTCTTGGACAGCTTGTGTTCCAATTACTGTAAACAATGGATGTCTATATGTATTACCAGGAACACACACCGGTGATTTGTATCCTCATAACTATCCAGAACCCAAAGAC ggagaaataaataaaatgtaccatGAAGTAAAGACAAACAATCATGATGGTCATAACAAGGTGTTTTTGGAAATGGATAAAGGTGATACAGTATTTTTCCATCCTTTGTTGCTTCATGGATCaggaataaataaaacacaa gGTTTTCGTAAAGCAATTTCTGTTCATTATGCTTCATCCAACTGTAATTATATAGACGTGTCTGGTACAACTCaagataacataaaaaatgaaatacttgATGTAATGGCTAAAAAAGGAATAACTAATGTTGATTACACG tttgccTGGAAACATCGTTGTCGACTTATTCGCGGGGTCAAAGCAAATTTGtag
- the LOC100168024 gene encoding uncharacterized protein LOC100168024 has translation MSHTVTVTRTTTSTTSAIILNTGYVKSVPGLLKLAEVILGGIVLGLLIYNRDNLCHCWVYGTHNAQLFFLGTISAFFLTSLLLLISCLLSISTGPIISKTNFEFIYHGAGFIFLLLASVFLLLDANDNSGRNSQNHFVIASILGLIMAAFYLLSSIWGYRSYRGP, from the exons ATGTCTCATACGGTGACAGTTACCAGGACCACAACATCTACAACATCTGCTATAATCCTAAACACTGGCTATGTGAAATCGGTACCTGGGTTATTGAAATTAGCCGAAGTT ATTTTAGGAGGCATTGTCTTGGGTCTGTTGATTTATAACAGAGACAACTTATGTCATTGCTGGGTGTATGGCACACACAAcgcacaacttttttttttgggcaCAATTAGTGCGTTTTTCTTAACGAGTCTTTTGTTGCTGATTTCTTGTCTGCTATCCATTTCCACAGGGCCTATCATatctaaaactaatttt GAGTTTATTTATCATGGCGctggatttatatttttgttgttggcATCTGTGTTCCTATTACTCGATGCAAATGATAATAGCGGCCGCAACTCACAAAATCATTTTGTAATTGCATCA ATTCTGGGATTGATAATGGCAGCTTTTTACTTGCTAAGTTCAATCTGGGGTTATAGGTCATACAGAGGTCCATGA
- the LOC100165994 gene encoding uncharacterized protein LOC100165994 (The RefSeq protein has 1 substitution, 1 frameshift compared to this genomic sequence) — MEYRYNTNISDYKYSVSDSVLTREQRDFYEINGYLVIPKLIPDYLLDRCCNRFMDLCHGRVPRNQITMMKDISRMKVGNQGEYLFGKAQDILWDEEFYEYARFPKMLDYIESFIGPNVMAMHSMFINKQPDIGTNSSRHPVHQDLHYFPFRPANLIVASWTACVPITVNNGCLYVLPGTHTGDLYPHNYPEPKDGEINKMYHEVKTNNHDGHNKVFLEMDKGDTVFFHPFVASWIRNK, encoded by the exons ATg gaGTAtagatacaatacaaatatttctgATTATAAATATTCTGTATCAGATTTAGTATTAACAAGAGAACAGCgggatttttatgaaataaatggaTATTTAGTAATTCCTAAATTAATACCTGATTATTTGTTGGACAGATGCtg cAACCGATTTATGGACTTATGTCATGGCAGAGTTCCACGGAATCAAATAACTATGATGAAAGACATATCCCGCATGAAAGTAGGTAATCAAGGAGAATACTTATTTGGTAAAGCACAGGATATTCTCTGGGATGAAGAATTTTATGAGTATGCTAGATTCCCAAAG atGTTGGACTATATAGAAAGTTTTATTGGACCAAATGTCATGGCTATGCAttcaatgtttattaataaacaaccaGATATTGGTACCAATAGCTCTCGTCACCCAGTTCATCAA gATCTTCATTATTTTCCATTCCGTCCTGCCAATTTGATTGTAGCGTCTTGGACAGCTTGTGTTCCAATTACTGTAAACAATGGATGTCTATATGTATTACCAGGAACACACACCGGTGATTTGTATCCTCATAACTATCCAGAACCCAAAGAC ggagaaataaataaaatgtaccatGAAGTAAAGACAAACAATCATGATGGTCATAACAAGGTGTTTTTGGAAATGGATAAAGGTGATACAGTATTTTTCCATCCT GTTGCTTCATGGATCaggaataaataa
- the LOC100159145 gene encoding uncharacterized protein LOC100159145 isoform X1: MMASLGKVLCGTFFTNTSLRVLRRYPMCAARRYLSQSKIVNNLNLQTCRVPVAGSGRWYSDTTAASRLSVIEVQTRVLKVCNAYDKVTADKLSLESHFINDLGLDSLDHVEVIMAIEDEFGFEIPDEDAEKLHRPKDIVQYVCDREDIYD; this comes from the exons ATGATGGCGTCCCTTGGGAAAGTCTTGTGTGGTACGTTTTTCACCAACACTAGTTTACGGGTGCTGAGACGTTACCCGATGTGCGCAGCTAGACGGTATTTAAGTCAATCGAAGATCGTCAATAACCTTAATCTTCAGACATGCAGAGTACCGGTG GCTGGTAGTGGTCGATGGTATTCAGACACGACAGCAGCCAGTCGATTGTCTGTGATTGAAGTACAAACTAGAGTGCTGAAAGTTTGCAATGCGTATGATAAAGTCACTGCTGATAAg CTCAGTCTTGAATCACATTTTATCAATGATCTTGGATTAGATTCATTAGATCATGTTGAAGTTATCATGGCCATAGAAGATGAATTtg gTTTTGAAATACCTGATGAAGATGCTGAAAAGTTGCACAGACCTAAAGATATTGTGCAATATGTGTGTGATCGTGAAgatatttatgattaa
- the LOC100573759 gene encoding 15-hydroxyprostaglandin dehydrogenase [NAD(+)] isoform X2, which yields MGLENQVALVTGAASDIGYAYAKCLLLKKVKVLLCDVNVDECQAIAHQFLNEFQNINIFSTKCDVTNEDEFENAFKTCIKHFGRLDIVINNAGVFDNSIERQWSAIVNINYGGVVRGTLLAIKYMGIPNGGSGGTVIQTSSLLAFSDNYHCNPMYLSTKKYLMEFTKSFG from the exons atgggcCTGGAAAATCAAGTGGCTTTGGTGACCGGTGCAGCATCGGATATTGGGTACGCTTATGCAAAATGTTTACTTCTGAAAAAAGTTAAG GTGTTACTCTGTGATGTCAATGTCGACGAATGTCAAGCTATAGCACATCAGTTCCTAAATGAGTtccaaaatatcaatatattctCGACCAAATGTGATGTCACTAATGAAGACGAATTTGAAA atgctTTTAAAACGTGTATCAAACATTTTGGTCGATTGGACATTGTTATTAACAACGCTGGTGTTTTCGACAATTCAATTGAACGACAATGGTCTGCCATAGTCAATATTAATTAC GGTGGAGTCGTCAGAGGTACATTACTGGCGATCAAGTACATGGGAATTCCCAATGGAGGTAGTGGCGGAACGGTAATACAGACGTCTTCCTTGTTGGCTTTCAGCGACAATTATCATTGTAATCCCATGTACCTGTctacgaaaaaatatttaatggaatTTACCAAAAGTTTTGGA tga
- the LOC100573759 gene encoding 15-hydroxyprostaglandin dehydrogenase [NAD(+)] isoform X1, protein MGLENQVALVTGAASDIGYAYAKCLLLKKVKVLLCDVNVDECQAIAHQFLNEFQNINIFSTKCDVTNEDEFENAFKTCIKHFGRLDIVINNAGVFDNSIERQWSAIVNINYGGVVRGTLLAIKYMGIPNGGSGGTVIQTSSLLAFSDNYHCNPMYLSTKKYLMEFTKSFGKNNHFSLHGVKIITLCPEFTSTNCVRSVCKNETLHENERVDKVEDLKNNQQSTKIQKPGNVGNALITILEYGKTGETWIVEDNKPPRVVE, encoded by the exons atgggcCTGGAAAATCAAGTGGCTTTGGTGACCGGTGCAGCATCGGATATTGGGTACGCTTATGCAAAATGTTTACTTCTGAAAAAAGTTAAG GTGTTACTCTGTGATGTCAATGTCGACGAATGTCAAGCTATAGCACATCAGTTCCTAAATGAGTtccaaaatatcaatatattctCGACCAAATGTGATGTCACTAATGAAGACGAATTTGAAA atgctTTTAAAACGTGTATCAAACATTTTGGTCGATTGGACATTGTTATTAACAACGCTGGTGTTTTCGACAATTCAATTGAACGACAATGGTCTGCCATAGTCAATATTAATTAC GGTGGAGTCGTCAGAGGTACATTACTGGCGATCAAGTACATGGGAATTCCCAATGGAGGTAGTGGCGGAACGGTAATACAGACGTCTTCCTTGTTGGCTTTCAGCGACAATTATCATTGTAATCCCATGTACCTGTctacgaaaaaatatttaatggaatTTACCAAAAGTTTTGGA aaaaataatcatttcagTCTGCATGGCGTTAAAATCATTACCTTGTGCCCGGAGTTTACTTCCACTAATTGTGTAAGGTCGGTTTGTAAAAACGAAACACTACACGAAAATGAACGTGTCGATAAGGTTgaagacttaaaaaataatcaacagaGTACGAAAATTCAAAA GCCAGGCAATGTTGGGAACGCTTTGATTACGATTTTGGAATATGGAAAAACTGGAGAAACTTGGATTGTCGAAGACAACAAACCACCACGAGTAGTTGAATAA
- the LOC100574027 gene encoding protein singles bar — protein sequence MYRIRSPYVGLTSQSCLCSCFNMQYFTTSYGILKIIQIILGSICQSILMFYGTKYIPTFGTSYESFLTTVAGCLMTTSVISVSYLLSKNTEVLVRSSLFEIIFGTFASICYLSSSSLLTIAVYTLLYPIIMTIPFTSIFSAVILAYTLGFILGVIYAIDAYWAFKYYKGFS from the exons atgtataggatAAGAAGCCCCTATGTTGGGTTAACCTCCCAATCTTGTTTATGTTCATGTTTCAATATGCAGTACTTCACAACATCttatggaattttaaaaattattcaaatt atattgGGGTCCATTTGTCAAAGTATATTGATGTTCTATGGGACGAAGTACATTCCAACATTTGGAACATCTTATGAATCATTTCTTACAACAGTTGCTGGATGTTTAATGACAACATCAGTCATTAGTGTTTCTtatttgttatcaaaaaataCCGAAGTACTTGTTAGATCATCacttttt gaaaTAATTTTTGGAACTTTTGCATCAATCTGTTATTTGAGTTCTTCATCATTATTAACAATAGCGGTCTATACATTGTTATATCCAATTATTATGACTATACCATTTACCTCCATATTTTCAGCAGTAATATTGGCTTac aCATTAGGATTTATTCTTGGAGTTATATACGCAATTGATGCTTATTGGGCATTTAAATACTACAAaggattttcataa
- the LOC100159145 gene encoding uncharacterized protein LOC100159145 produces the protein MMASLGKVLCGTFFTNTSLRVLRRYPMCAARRYLSQSKIVNNLNLQTCRVPVTVMRHYSVKPPMTIEQIKKRVLLVLQLYDKVNPEKLSLESHFINDLGLDSLDHVEVIMAIEDEFGFEIPDEDAEKLHRPKDIVQYVCDREDIYD, from the exons ATGATGGCGTCCCTTGGGAAAGTCTTGTGTGGTACGTTTTTCACCAACACTAGTTTACGGGTGCTGAGACGTTACCCGATGTGCGCAGCTAGACGGTATTTAAGTCAATCGAAGATCGTCAATAACCTTAATCTTCAGACATGCAGAGTACCGGTG acgGTTATGCGGCATTACAGTGTCAAGCCACCGATGACtattgaacaaattaaaaagcGTGTCCTATTGGTATTACAATTATACGACAAGGTCAATCCAGAAAAG CTCAGTCTTGAATCACATTTTATCAATGATCTTGGATTAGATTCATTAGATCATGTTGAAGTTATCATGGCCATAGAAGATGAATTtg gTTTTGAAATACCTGATGAAGATGCTGAAAAGTTGCACAGACCTAAAGATATTGTGCAATATGTGTGTGATCGTGAAgatatttatgattaa